One genomic window of Nicotiana sylvestris chromosome 10, ASM39365v2, whole genome shotgun sequence includes the following:
- the LOC138879930 gene encoding uncharacterized protein — protein MLEKSPQGNIRDSSTTDIATTTGEPGVERTNNAHIDIDASDGTLATILKKMEKMENENKALRDKMKEHQERVDKIPGAPKLLPKRDVGRFVEQPYSEDATPHPIPKTFKMPPYLRIYDGTTDPEDHLIHYVTTVKGNDLSKEQVSSVLLKKFGETLTGGALTWYSQLPARSISTFEEMADKFATAHAEAKKAEARVNDIFALRQTTGEGLRDFLARFNKVRMGLPNVSEGMAVAVFQNRIKRDGSNATKKLLSRLMKYPPTIWEEIHNAYCAEVRADEDDLNGPIQQLTLIQSEIRRDRRNDGRREQPPRFNKERHQPYLRTPNPPPPRHPDVVQRHVAPLQNERVYTLEKLGTKVQWPQKMKSDPSARRSNVLCEFHQERGHKTKDSIGLRQEVVRMLNQGYLKELLSDKGKANFARGRDLSQGPPKPPSPARTIQMIIGGGDDSAINHVKFTTTHKLKRTIAYERYDDFEDSIIFDKSDTDGLSFPHYDALVITLRIVNTDVKRIMVDDGSSACIIHPRVLMQMKLEDKIIPYCITLTDFNNAVERTSGEISLPALVGGVTLETTFHVMNQETAYSAIIRRPWIHAMRAVLSSFYQVIKFPTPWGIFSIRGEPCTTQECYRIAQDCTHTKQLKGTSAEAEQFAMSGTQINPTAEAIKDPDVVEACKATVEDLDAVQLDDTDYSKKAYIGHNLPDPCKYHEFLTNHANLFAFSHSDMPGIPKDIATNNLNVDPLYPPVRQMRRKFNAAINEAVSEEVDKLLANGSIRESKYPQWVANVVMVKKKNGKWRMCSFPLPHIDQLIDATAGHELLSFLDAYSGYNQIMMAEEDQEKTTFITHQGTYCYKVMPFGLKNAGATYQRLVTKMFKERLGKTMEVYIDDMLVKSAKKEDHIDHLKEGLGILR, from the exons ATGCTTGAAAAATCACCTCAAGGAAATATCAGAGATTCGTCAACGACAGATATCGCTACCACCACCGGTGAGCCCGGTGTTGAAAGAACAAACAACGCTCACATTGATATCGACGCCAGTGATGGTACACTCGCAACCATCCttaagaaaatggaaaaaatggagAATGAGAACAAAGCGCTTCGTGATAAAATGAAAGAGCACCAGGAAagagtagacaaaattcctggcGCTCCTAAGCTACTGCCGAAACGCGACGTAGGAAGGTTCGTCGAACAACCGTATAGTGAGGATGCTACCCCTCACCCAATCCCAAAAACCTTCAAGATGCCACCATACTTGAGAATATATGACGGGACTACAGATCCCGAGGACCATCTGATCCATTATGTGACCACTGTAAAAGGCAATGATTTATCAAAAGAACAAGTGTCGTCCGTGCTGCTGAAAAAGTTCGGAGAAACTTTGACAGGAGGAGCGTTAACGTGGTACTCTCAGCTACCAGCTAGATCAATATCGACGTTCGAAGAGATGGCGGACAAGTTTGCCACCGCTCATGCAGAAGCAAAGAAGGCCGAAGCTAGAGTCAACGATATCTTTGCCCTCAGGCAAACAACAGGTGAAGGACTCAGGGACTTCCTGGCCCGATTCAACAAGGTAAGAATGGGTTTGCCAAACGTATCGGAAGGAATGGCAGTTGCGGTTTTCCAGAATAGGATTAAAAGAGACGGTTCAAACGCGACCAAGAAGCTGCTCAGCCGACTCATGAAGTATCCCCCCACCATATGGGAAGAGATCCACAATGCCTACTGTGCCGAAGTAAGAGCAGACGAAGACGATCTTAACGGTCCGATCCAACAACTAACGTTAATACAGTCAGAAATAAGAAGGGATCGACGCAACGATGGACGACGGGAACAACCCCCACGCTTCAACAAAGAAAGGCATCAGCCCTACCTCAGAACTCCCAATCCACCCCCTCCGAGGCACCCAGACGTCGTGCAGCGACATGTCGCCCCACTccaaaatgaaagag TGTACACACTGGAGAAGCTAGGCACAAAGGTGCAGTGGCCGCAGAAAATGAAATCAGATCCTAGTGCAAGGAGGTCGAACGTCCTATGCGAATTCCATCAGGAAAGGGGACACAAGACCAAAGATAGCATAGGTCTGCGACAGGAGGTAGTCAGAATGCTAAACCAAGGGTACCTGAAGGAGTTGCTTAGCGATAAGGGAAAGGCCAATTTCGCCAGAGGACGCGATCTATCTCAAGGACCACCTAAACCACCTTCTCCAGCACGTACCATACAGATGATCATCGGCGGTGGCGATGACTCAGCAATCAACCACGTAAAGTTCACCACCACACACAAGCTGAAGCGCACGATCGCTTATGAACGGTATGACGACttcgaagatagtatcatcttcgataagtctgATACCGACGGTTTGTCTTTTCCTCATTACGATGCTTTAGTTATAACTTTACGTATCGTTAATACTGATGTGAAGAGAATCATGGTAGACGACGGGAGTAGCGCGTGTATTATCCATCCAAGAGTCCTCATGCAAATGAAGCTCGAAGATAAGATTATACCGTATTGCATAACACTAACAGATTTTAATAATGCAGTAGAGCGTACCTCCGGAGAGATATCATTGCCAGCCTTAGTAGGGGGAGTCACGCTGGAAACCACATTCCACGTTATGAATCAGGAAACGGCTTATAGCGCTATTATAAGGCGTCcttggatacacgccatgcgagccGTCCTCTCGAGCTTCTACCAGGtaatcaaatttcccaccccatggggaatattcagcattCGAGGCGAGCCATGCACCACTCAGGAATGCTATCGGATCGCCCAAGATTGTACACATACCAAACAACTAAAAGGAACAAGTGCGGAAGCAGAGCAATTTGCCATGTCGGGAACTCAAATCAATCCGACAGCAGAAGCCATCAAAGACCCAGATGTCGTAGAAGCCTGCAAAGCGACAGTCGAGGACCTCGACGCGGTCCAGTTGGACGATACCGACTATTCAAAGAAAGCCTACATCGGGCACAATCTCCCCGACCCATGTAAGTACCACGAATTCTTAACTAACCACGCAAATTTATTTGCCTTCTCTCATTCAGATATGCCGGGAATCCCAAAAGATATCGCCACTAATAATCTGAACGTCGACCCACTATATCCGCCCGTGCGACAGATGAGAAGGAAATTCAATGCCGCAATCAACGAGGCAGTCAGTGAAGAAGTGGACAAGTTACTAGCCAACGGTTCCATTAGAGAATCGAAATACCCGCAATGGGTAGCTAATGTCGTTATGGttaaaaagaaaaatgggaaatggAGAATGTGCTCGTTCCCATTGCCCCACATCGACCAGCTGATCGACGCAACCGCAGGGCACGAACTGCTAAGTTTCTTAGATGCCTACTCCGGCTACAACCAGATTATGATGGCCGAAgaggatcaagagaagacaactttcatcACCCACCAAGGGACTTACTGCTATAAAGTGATGCCCTTCGGACTTAAAAACGCGGGAGCAACGTATCAAAGGTTGGTAACCAAGATGTTCAAGGAACGACTCGGCAAGACTATGGAGGTCTACATCGATGACATGCTTGTAAAATCGGCAAAAAAGGAGGATCACATCGATCATTTGAAAGAGGGCTTGGGGATACTGAGGTAG